A region of the Oxobacter pfennigii genome:
GTCTGTGCCGAATATTCAGCAAGTTTACGAACTTCTTCCGCTACCACAGCAAACCCTTTTCCCTGATCACCTGCCCTGGCCGCTTCAATAGCTGCATTAAGTGCCAGCAGATTGGTTTGGCCAGCGATTTCAGCGATTACGTCAGTCATTTTAGCAATTTCTTCAACTACCACTGCATCTTCTATGGATTTCTTTATTTCCTGATGTTTTGAATTGTAAATAGCCTGAGCTGACTGTTTTGAGACTTTAGCCGTTCCTTGTATCTCCTCTGCTCTCTTTTCAATTTCTTCAACCTTTACATTTCCGTCCCTTGCCTTTACTTCAAGTTCTTTAGCTCCATTTTGGATTTCCATGCTGGAGGCTGTCACTTCTTCAACGGAAGCGCTGGTCTCTTCCATCCCTGCGGCAATTTGCTCTACAGAGCTCGTTATGTTTTGTCCCTGGGCACTTACTTCTTCAACTGCAGCGGAAAGCTCCTGGCTTGCCGCACTGGTTTCAGCAATCGAGTTGATTACTTCTTTTAACAAAGCCCGTATTTTAGCATTCATTTCATTAAAAGCATGGGCTAATTGCCCTAACTCGTCTTTCCGGAGTAAAAAACTTTCCGGCACCGCCCTTGTAAAATCCCCCTTTGACATAGCATGGGCGTGGTCCACAGCTGCCCTGACAGGCGCAGATATAGAGCCGGCAATAAAATATCCTAACAATAGAGACAAAATAAATGCAGCTGCAATGAACGCTATTGTTGCAGTTGCTGCCCTTTCAGCTGAGTCGGCATTACTTTGGGCTGTTTCATCTGCTGCGGATATTTTTATTTCCATCATTCTTCTGTAACTCTTTTCCATATCTTCCCTTATTTTTTCACCTTCGCCATACAATAGAAGAATCGCTTCTTCCCTATTATTTTCTTTTTTGAGACGTACAACGTCCTGCATGATTTTATCAAATTTTTCTTTTTGCCCAAACAACTCTTGAGTCAATTGCTTTCCTTCTTCGGTAAGTAAAGTTCCTTGAAAACTCTTCAGATTTTCTTCAAACTCCTGATTTCTTTCTGATATGCTTTTTTCATAATCATTTATCTTTACAGGGTCATCGGTTAATAATATGTCTTTCATATTTCCTCTCATCCTTTGGTATGATTCAGCAAAAACTACCATTTCACTTAAAGGAACAGTAATGGTTTCATACATCTTAGTATCCAGATTTGATATCGTTTTAATATTATAAAGTCCAATGCTCCCTAAAATCAAAGTGATAAATGCTACTATTAAAAAACCTGAGATAAGTTTGGTACGAATTTTAAAATTATTATACAATTTCATTGCCGTTTTCTCCCTTTTAATCAGCTTTATTTTTAATCTTTTTTATCCGATACTTCTGGCGTTTCTTTCCTATATAATTGTAGGAATACTTTTACTACCTTGGGATCAAATTGGCTTCCTGAGTTTCTTTTTATTTCTTCAATTGCTTTCATCCTGCTAATAGCCTTGCGGTACGTACGATTACTGCTCATTGCATCAAATGCGTCGGCCACTGCCAGAACACGGCAGAGCAGGGGAATTTCTTCTGCTTTTAATCCTCTGGGATATCCCTGCCCGTCCCATCGTTCGTGATGATAAAGTATGTACTCTGCTATTGTTGAAAGCTCCGGAGTATTTTGAGCGATGCGATAACCTATTTCAGGATGCTTTTTCAGTTCTTCCCACTCTTCAGTTGTCAAAGGTCCCAGCTTTTGCAATATGTTTTCGTTTATACCTACTTTGCCTATATCATGCAGCACTGCCAGAAGGGACAATTCATCCTGCTCCTTGATAGAAAACCCCATCTCTTTGCCTATTGCCAGGCAGTAGCTTTTCAACCGCTCTGCGTGTTCCTCCGTTTCCATGCTCTTAGCAAATAGGGTGGCGAGAAGAGTGCTGACCAGGGCATTGCGGTAACTTTTGCCTTCCATAAGCTTCTGCCGGTACATCCTTTCCTCTGCTTCTTTTATAACATGATCCAATCTTTCAGAGGCCTCTCTTTTTACAGCATAACCCATGGCTATGCTTAATTGAGTCTTGATGCTTTTGATTTCCGGACATTTATTTTTAATCCTCTCAATGATACCCTCTGCAATTTCATTTGTAGTTTTGGGTAAAATAATAAGAAACTCATCCCCTCCCCAGCGCGATATAACATCATCTTTTCTGCAGTTTTCTTTTAATATACCTGCTGCTTTTTTTAAAAGCCTGTCCCCTTCTTCGTGACCAAAGACGTCGTTGGCTAATTTCAACCCGTTGACATCTGCCATTATTACTGCAAGAGGCAGATCTTGGGATGCTTCCAGCTTTTTCATATGTTCTTCAATGAACCTTCGATTATGAAGACCGGTAAGGGAATCATGGTAGCTAAGATCAAGAATTTTCTTCTGCCAGATCTTTTCACTTGTGACATCACGGAAAACCATTATGACTCCAAGTATATGCCCTTTTTCATTCTTTATCGGAGCAGCGCTGTCTGCTATTGGCTTCATATGGCCGTCTTTAGCGATCAATATAGTATGATTAGCCAGACCGATGATTTTTCCCGTCTTAAGGACTTTTAATATAGGGTCTTCAACTTTTTTACCTGTATCTTCACTGATAAGTTCAAAGACTTCTTCAAATGGCCTGCCTCTTGCTTCTTCTTCCCGCCAGCCTGTGATTTCTTCCGCAACTTTATTAAGTACGGTCACTCTGCCTTTCTCATCGGTGGTAACAACCCCATCGCCAATTGAAAGCAAAGCAGTTTTAAGCAGCTCTTTCTCCCAGTACAGCTCTTCCTTATATTTTTCTCTGTCAGAAACATCAAAAATTATTGAAAAAAGCAATTTTTCTCCGCTATGAGTTATAGGGCAGGAATAAACATCCACCATTTTTGTTTCACCGCTTTTTAGCCTATGAGGAAAGAGAAAATATCTCTGTTTTTCACGTAAAGCTATAAGTCGTCTTTTTTCAACCTCTTCTTCTGATAATACGTTTATGTCCTGAATATAAATGTCTAAAATTTCTTCCTTCGTATATCCATAAAAAGCACATGCAGCCGGATTGGCATCCACAATCTTGCCGGACACCGGCTCAATGAGCAGCATTATGGCAGTATGCTCATTGAACATAGCCTGTAAACGGTTAAAAAGCTCCTTCCTTTCTTCTTCCGCATGTTTT
Encoded here:
- a CDS encoding methyl-accepting chemotaxis protein; translation: MKLYNNFKIRTKLISGFLIVAFITLILGSIGLYNIKTISNLDTKMYETITVPLSEMVVFAESYQRMRGNMKDILLTDDPVKINDYEKSISERNQEFEENLKSFQGTLLTEEGKQLTQELFGQKEKFDKIMQDVVRLKKENNREEAILLLYGEGEKIREDMEKSYRRMMEIKISAADETAQSNADSAERAATATIAFIAAAFILSLLLGYFIAGSISAPVRAAVDHAHAMSKGDFTRAVPESFLLRKDELGQLAHAFNEMNAKIRALLKEVINSIAETSAASQELSAAVEEVSAQGQNITSSVEQIAAGMEETSASVEEVTASSMEIQNGAKELEVKARDGNVKVEEIEKRAEEIQGTAKVSKQSAQAIYNSKHQEIKKSIEDAVVVEEIAKMTDVIAEIAGQTNLLALNAAIEAARAGDQGKGFAVVAEEVRKLAEYSAQTAGNIQNVIQRVKTAVNKLMTNSEELLKFIDDKVTPDYDMLEKTGRQYAQDAQFVKTLTDEFAIAASNIAESIGEANNAICGVAAAIEEATASSQEISNNAEETASALEGIAKTSQLQAEMAEKLSLLVTKFKI
- a CDS encoding PAS domain S-box protein, translating into MKEIIMPEIMQKAPISYAYHKVVYNREGIPDDYIFLDVNSAFEEMTGLKKGTIAGKKAMEVLPGITNNSFDWTDFYGKIALCSEGQEFTGYMDFMSRCYKIIVSAPQKGYIIIFFLEITPEIERIKALEKQEQRNKELAAELEMVFNSTQDAMFLVRFENDEFRYIRNNAAHQKLAGYSLEDIRDKTPFEVTGEEIGKILISGYQRCVDTRSPITYEETLPFPAGVRTWLTTMTPAIENGVVKNLIGSRKDITIQKHAEEERKELFNRLQAMFNEHTAIMLLIEPVSGKIVDANPAACAFYGYTKEEILDIYIQDINVLSEEEVEKRRLIALREKQRYFLFPHRLKSGETKMVDVYSCPITHSGEKLLFSIIFDVSDREKYKEELYWEKELLKTALLSIGDGVVTTDEKGRVTVLNKVAEEITGWREEEARGRPFEEVFELISEDTGKKVEDPILKVLKTGKIIGLANHTILIAKDGHMKPIADSAAPIKNEKGHILGVIMVFRDVTSEKIWQKKILDLSYHDSLTGLHNRRFIEEHMKKLEASQDLPLAVIMADVNGLKLANDVFGHEEGDRLLKKAAGILKENCRKDDVISRWGGDEFLIILPKTTNEIAEGIIERIKNKCPEIKSIKTQLSIAMGYAVKREASERLDHVIKEAEERMYRQKLMEGKSYRNALVSTLLATLFAKSMETEEHAERLKSYCLAIGKEMGFSIKEQDELSLLAVLHDIGKVGINENILQKLGPLTTEEWEELKKHPEIGYRIAQNTPELSTIAEYILYHHERWDGQGYPRGLKAEEIPLLCRVLAVADAFDAMSSNRTYRKAISRMKAIEEIKRNSGSQFDPKVVKVFLQLYRKETPEVSDKKD